A genomic window from Aulosira sp. FACHB-615 includes:
- the metG gene encoding methionine--tRNA ligase, whose translation MNLVDKTDQTFALTTPLYYVNDVPHIGSAYTTIAADVVARYQRLKGHRVLLITGTDEHGQKIQRSAESLGKAPQEFCDGIVPSFVSLWEKLNIQYDRFSRTTAPRHAAIVKEFFGRVWQKGDIYQGQQKGWYCVACEEFKEERELLDGKRCPIHTNKEVEWRDEQNYFFRLSKYQTQLEEFYQSHPDFIQPESRRNEVLSFVSRGLQDFSISRINLDWGFPVPTDPNQTLYVWFDALLGYVTALLEPDAEPTLANALATWWPINLHLIGKDILRFHAVYWPAMLMSADLPLPDRVFGHGFLTKDGQKMGKALGNTLDPIALVERYGSDAVRYYFLKEIEFGKDGDFNESRFINVLNADLANDLGNLLNRSLNMVKKYCAGNQVSVSDETISAANPLKTIGLSLGEQVQQAYQALAFNQACEAVLSLVQASNKFIDDQAPWSLYKQGQQQEVEKVLYAVLESVRLSAYLLSPVIPNISSEIYQQLGFGINFNEQNQTATAAPFSIHSQWGLLSNKQQLGNPQPIFKRIEPPKND comes from the coding sequence ATGAACCTAGTGGATAAAACAGACCAGACATTTGCACTGACAACACCCCTTTACTATGTAAACGATGTCCCTCATATTGGAAGTGCTTATACAACCATCGCCGCAGACGTAGTGGCTAGATATCAGAGACTCAAGGGACATCGTGTCCTGTTAATTACAGGTACAGATGAACATGGGCAGAAAATTCAACGTTCAGCAGAGTCTTTAGGCAAAGCGCCCCAAGAATTTTGTGATGGGATTGTTCCCAGTTTTGTCAGCTTATGGGAGAAATTAAACATTCAATATGATCGCTTTAGCCGGACAACTGCGCCGCGACATGCAGCGATTGTTAAAGAATTTTTTGGGCGCGTTTGGCAAAAAGGCGATATCTACCAAGGGCAGCAAAAAGGCTGGTATTGCGTAGCCTGCGAAGAATTTAAAGAAGAAAGAGAATTATTAGATGGTAAGCGTTGCCCAATTCATACCAATAAAGAAGTTGAATGGCGAGACGAACAAAATTATTTCTTTCGCTTATCTAAATACCAAACTCAATTAGAAGAGTTTTATCAATCGCACCCAGATTTTATTCAACCCGAAAGCCGTCGTAATGAAGTTTTAAGCTTTGTCAGCCGAGGTTTACAAGACTTTTCCATTTCCCGGATTAATCTTGACTGGGGTTTTCCTGTTCCGACTGATCCTAACCAAACTTTATATGTCTGGTTTGATGCGCTGCTGGGTTATGTCACAGCATTATTAGAACCTGATGCTGAACCAACCTTAGCCAACGCTTTAGCAACATGGTGGCCGATTAACTTGCATTTAATTGGCAAAGATATTCTGCGGTTTCATGCAGTTTACTGGCCAGCAATGCTCATGTCGGCAGACTTACCTTTACCAGACAGAGTATTTGGGCATGGATTTTTGACCAAAGATGGGCAGAAAATGGGGAAGGCGCTGGGTAATACCCTTGATCCGATCGCTCTAGTTGAGAGATATGGTAGTGATGCCGTTCGTTATTACTTTCTTAAGGAAATCGAATTTGGCAAAGATGGCGACTTTAATGAAAGTAGATTCATCAACGTTTTAAATGCAGATTTGGCAAATGATTTAGGTAATTTGTTAAATCGCTCCTTGAACATGGTGAAGAAATACTGTGCTGGCAATCAAGTGTCAGTTTCAGATGAAACCATTTCTGCGGCAAATCCTTTGAAAACGATTGGTTTAAGTCTAGGGGAACAGGTACAACAAGCATATCAAGCACTAGCTTTTAACCAAGCCTGCGAAGCTGTTCTGTCATTGGTACAAGCCAGTAATAAGTTTATTGATGATCAAGCCCCTTGGTCACTATATAAACAAGGACAGCAGCAGGAAGTAGAAAAAGTGCTTTACGCAGTTTTGGAATCAGTTAGACTGTCAGCATATCTTCTTTCACCAGTTATTCCCAATATCAGTAGCGAAATTTATCAGCAACTGGGTTTTGGAATCAACTTTAACGAACAAAATCAAACAGCAACTGCTGCCCCATTTTCCATTCATTCCCAATGGGGGTTACTATCTAATAAACAACAGTTGGGGAATCCTCAACCAATTTTTAAACGCATAGAACCTCCGAAAAACGATTAG
- a CDS encoding NYN domain-containing protein → MLNNLENDSIFTPEQVLENRGRVAIFIDGSNLFYAALQLGIEIDYTKLLCRLTGGSRLLRAFFYTGVDRTNEKQQGFLLWMRRNGYRVIAKDLVQLPDGSKKANLDVEIAVDMMALVDSYDTAVLVSGDGDLAYAVNSVSYRGVRVEVVSLRSMTSDSLINVSDRYIDLEAIKEDIQKTPRQSYPYRPLSGMGFLDDPTDHDGHLEIQDT, encoded by the coding sequence ATGTTGAATAATTTAGAAAACGACTCGATATTTACGCCGGAACAAGTTTTAGAGAATCGAGGCCGAGTCGCTATATTTATTGATGGCTCAAATCTATTTTATGCGGCTTTGCAATTAGGAATTGAAATTGATTACACCAAGTTGTTGTGTCGTTTAACAGGTGGATCTCGGCTGTTGCGGGCTTTTTTCTACACTGGTGTCGATAGAACCAACGAAAAGCAGCAAGGTTTTTTGTTGTGGATGCGTCGGAATGGCTATCGCGTCATTGCCAAAGACTTAGTACAACTCCCAGATGGTTCCAAGAAAGCCAACTTAGATGTCGAAATCGCCGTTGATATGATGGCGTTGGTTGATTCTTATGATACGGCGGTGTTGGTGAGTGGTGATGGCGATTTAGCCTACGCTGTCAATTCTGTAAGCTATCGTGGTGTCAGGGTAGAGGTTGTGAGTTTACGCTCCATGACCAGTGATAGTTTAATTAATGTGAGCGATCGCTACATTGATTTAGAAGCTATCAAAGAAGATATCCAAAAAACCCCACGCCAAAGTTACCCCTATCGCCCCTTATCGGGAATGGGTTTTTTGGATGACCCAACAGACCATGACGGACATCTAGAAATTCAGGATACATGA
- a CDS encoding beta-ketoacyl-ACP synthase 3: protein MQKLGIAFTGSGSAVPETSLDNQALTALVETSDEWITTRTGIRQRRVSLSSGSLTELAAAAGERAIAAAGIQATDLDLILLATSTPDDLFGTACKVQAQLGATKAVAFDLTAACSGFVFGLVTAAQYIRTGVYQNVLLIGADILSRWVDWQDRKTCVLFGDGAGAVVLQAAESDRLLGFALKSDGSLNHQLNLGYAATPQELLPGINVSQGTYQPISMNGKEVYRFAVQKVPEIIDKALFEANLTVDQIDWLVLHQANQRILDAVAQRLEIPEQKVISNLANYGNTSAASIPLALDEAVQQGKIKPNDIIAASGFGAGLTWGAAIFQWGR from the coding sequence GTGCAAAAGTTAGGCATCGCATTTACAGGAAGTGGCTCGGCAGTTCCCGAAACTTCCCTCGACAACCAGGCACTAACAGCACTGGTTGAAACATCAGATGAATGGATTACCACAAGAACGGGTATTCGTCAACGACGAGTATCACTTTCTTCAGGTTCATTGACTGAATTGGCGGCGGCCGCAGGGGAAAGAGCGATCGCCGCCGCCGGCATTCAAGCTACGGACTTAGATTTGATTTTGCTGGCAACATCTACCCCAGATGATTTGTTCGGCACGGCTTGTAAAGTCCAAGCCCAGTTAGGCGCAACCAAAGCAGTTGCCTTTGATTTAACCGCCGCTTGTTCTGGCTTTGTATTTGGGCTGGTAACGGCTGCTCAATACATCCGTACAGGGGTATATCAGAATGTACTGTTGATTGGGGCAGACATCCTCTCCCGTTGGGTAGATTGGCAAGACCGTAAAACTTGCGTGTTATTTGGTGATGGGGCAGGTGCGGTAGTATTACAAGCAGCCGAAAGCGATCGCTTGCTAGGATTTGCCCTCAAAAGCGACGGTAGCCTCAATCATCAGCTAAACCTCGGCTATGCAGCGACTCCCCAAGAACTACTCCCAGGCATCAACGTTTCTCAAGGCACTTACCAACCCATCAGTATGAATGGCAAAGAAGTATACCGCTTTGCTGTCCAAAAAGTGCCAGAAATTATTGATAAAGCTTTATTTGAAGCCAACTTGACCGTTGATCAAATAGATTGGTTAGTCTTGCATCAAGCTAATCAACGCATTCTAGATGCTGTTGCCCAACGTCTAGAAATTCCCGAACAAAAAGTTATTAGTAACCTTGCCAATTACGGCAATACCTCCGCCGCTTCTATCCCCCTCGCCTTAGATGAAGCAGTGCAACAAGGCAAAATTAAACCCAATGACATCATTGCTGCATCCGGTTTTGGTGCAGGTCTGACCTGGGGTGCAGCTATCTTCCAATGGGGAAGATAA
- the plsX gene encoding phosphate acyltransferase PlsX, with protein MGSTSARIAIDAMGGDHAPKEIVAGALRASEELGVKVLLVGDPQQIKAVMPPKTTLERVEIVPAEEAIAMDEEPLNAVRRKRKASINVAMDLVKNQQADAVFSAGHSGAAMASALLRLGRLPGIDRPAIGTVFPTIMAGKPVLILDVGANVDCRPKFLEQFAVMGSIYSQYVLGMDTPKVGLLNIGEEDTKGNEQALRAHQLLRENSSINFIGNAEGRDVLSGQFDVIVCDGFVGNVLLKFAESLGGVILQILREELPQGLHGQIGTALLKPNLKRIKQRMDHAEHGGALLLGVAGVCFIGHGSSQAPSIFSAIRMAKEAVDNQVLHRLKSQYEILQRENG; from the coding sequence ATGGGATCGACTAGCGCACGGATAGCAATTGACGCAATGGGGGGGGATCACGCACCCAAAGAAATCGTTGCTGGTGCATTACGCGCCAGTGAAGAATTGGGTGTGAAAGTCTTGCTAGTTGGTGATCCCCAACAAATTAAAGCTGTCATGCCGCCAAAAACTACTTTGGAGCGGGTGGAGATAGTTCCTGCTGAAGAAGCGATCGCTATGGATGAGGAGCCTTTAAATGCGGTTAGACGCAAACGTAAGGCTTCGATTAATGTAGCGATGGATTTGGTCAAAAATCAACAGGCAGACGCTGTATTTTCTGCTGGACACTCTGGGGCAGCTATGGCATCAGCATTGCTGCGTTTAGGAAGATTGCCAGGAATTGATCGCCCAGCCATTGGTACAGTTTTCCCCACGATTATGGCTGGCAAGCCAGTATTGATACTGGATGTCGGTGCAAATGTAGACTGCCGCCCTAAATTTTTAGAGCAGTTTGCTGTGATGGGTTCAATTTACAGCCAATATGTTTTGGGTATGGATACACCAAAGGTAGGCTTACTCAATATTGGTGAAGAAGATACCAAGGGCAATGAGCAAGCACTCCGCGCCCATCAACTGCTGCGGGAAAATTCTAGTATCAATTTTATTGGTAATGCCGAAGGACGTGATGTACTTTCGGGACAATTTGATGTAATTGTCTGTGATGGGTTTGTGGGCAATGTGTTACTCAAATTTGCCGAATCTCTGGGAGGAGTAATTCTGCAAATCTTACGTGAAGAACTGCCCCAAGGCTTGCACGGTCAAATAGGGACTGCCCTGTTAAAACCAAATCTCAAGCGAATTAAGCAACGGATGGATCATGCGGAGCATGGAGGTGCTTTACTGTTAGGTGTGGCTGGAGTTTGTTTTATCGGCCACGGTAGTTCACAAGCACCTTCAATTTTTAGTGCAATACGTATGGCAAAAGAAGCAGTTGATAACCAAGTGCTGCACAGACTTAAATCGCAGTACGAAATCCTACAGCGTGAGAACGGTTAG
- a CDS encoding leucyl aminopeptidase, whose product MATIKLSNQPLLEWAGDSLAIGLFEDAVELTGELATLNEKFAGILKEVIAEEEFTAKANSTVFIRVAGGGAVKKVILVGLGKPDALKVDSLRRAAAAAAKVAKKQKSKTLGFSFPLWNNDPAATAQAIAEGVELALYQDVRFKSEPDDKGAKVETVELLGFEGQEDAIKRANQIVSGVILARELVAAPANTVTPITMAETAQEIAKDYGLQLQILEKEDCEKLGMGAFLGVAQASDLPPKFIHLTYKPEGTPTKKLAIIGKGLTFDSGGLNIKGAGSGIETMKIDMGGAAATLGAAKAIAQLKPDAEVHFISAVTENMISGRAMHPGDILKASNGKTIEVNNTDAEGRLTLADALVYTDKLGLDAIVDLATLTGANVIALGEDIAGLYTPHDALASQLETAAGTSGEKIWRMPMEEKYFEGLKSGIADMKNTGPRPGGSITAALFLKQFVKDTPWAHLDIAGPVWADKENGYNGPGATGYGVRMLVNWVLEQ is encoded by the coding sequence ATGGCAACAATTAAACTTAGTAATCAGCCTCTGCTGGAGTGGGCAGGCGATAGTTTGGCAATTGGATTATTTGAAGATGCGGTAGAGTTAACAGGTGAACTGGCGACTTTGAATGAAAAGTTCGCTGGCATCTTAAAAGAAGTCATTGCCGAAGAAGAATTTACAGCCAAAGCCAACAGCACTGTCTTTATTCGTGTCGCTGGCGGCGGTGCGGTTAAAAAAGTAATCTTGGTTGGCTTAGGAAAACCAGACGCACTGAAAGTAGATAGTCTGCGGCGGGCGGCGGCGGCGGCGGCAAAGGTAGCCAAAAAGCAAAAAAGCAAAACTCTCGGATTTAGCTTTCCCTTGTGGAATAACGACCCAGCAGCCACAGCCCAAGCGATCGCAGAAGGTGTAGAGTTAGCTTTATATCAAGATGTGCGCTTTAAATCAGAACCAGATGATAAAGGCGCAAAAGTTGAAACTGTCGAGTTACTGGGCTTTGAAGGTCAAGAGGATGCAATCAAGCGTGCCAATCAAATTGTATCTGGGGTAATTTTAGCCAGAGAATTGGTAGCCGCCCCAGCCAATACAGTTACACCCATTACAATGGCCGAGACTGCCCAAGAAATTGCCAAAGACTACGGCTTGCAATTACAAATCTTGGAAAAAGAAGATTGTGAGAAATTGGGTATGGGTGCCTTTTTAGGAGTCGCCCAAGCCTCTGATTTACCACCCAAATTCATTCACCTCACCTACAAACCAGAAGGTACACCCACCAAGAAACTAGCCATTATCGGTAAAGGTTTAACCTTTGATTCTGGTGGGTTGAATATTAAAGGTGCTGGTAGCGGCATTGAAACCATGAAAATTGATATGGGTGGTGCAGCTGCTACCTTGGGTGCAGCAAAAGCAATTGCCCAACTCAAGCCCGATGCCGAAGTTCACTTCATCTCTGCCGTTACCGAAAACATGATTAGCGGTCGCGCTATGCACCCAGGCGACATCCTCAAAGCTTCTAACGGCAAAACAATCGAAGTGAATAACACCGATGCTGAAGGGCGTTTAACCTTAGCTGATGCTTTGGTATATACAGATAAATTGGGATTAGATGCGATCGTTGATTTAGCCACCCTCACAGGTGCAAACGTCATTGCTTTGGGTGAAGATATCGCCGGGTTATACACCCCCCATGATGCCTTAGCTTCGCAGTTAGAAACAGCTGCTGGCACATCAGGCGAAAAAATTTGGCGGATGCCAATGGAAGAAAAATATTTTGAAGGCTTGAAATCGGGGATTGCCGATATGAAAAACACCGGGCCGCGTCCTGGTGGTTCAATTACCGCCGCCCTATTCCTCAAGCAATTCGTCAAAGATACCCCTTGGGCGCACTTAGACATTGCAGGGCCAGTCTGGGCAGATAAAGAAAATGGCTACAACGGCCCCGGCGCAACTGGCTACGGTGTACGGATGTTAGTTAACTGGGTACTTGAGCAATAA
- a CDS encoding Uma2 family endonuclease, which translates to MTSALTPNQRSEVFYPSSDGEPVAESYAHLCVLLATLEILRQYLVGQQATVLANQFLYYAQGFPKLRVAPDVMVIFNVAPGGRDNYKVWEEGEVPSVIFEMTSAGTKNHDQEFKKTLYEQLGVKEYWLFDPRGEWVQGQLRGYRLRQDSYELITDNRSEPLGLRLQVEGELISFYREDTGEKLLNPTEQAQALREAQQRIDAEALARQQAEQARQQAEQQVEQLKQRLRDMGINPDQLEQE; encoded by the coding sequence ATGACCTCAGCCTTGACTCCAAATCAACGCTCAGAAGTGTTCTATCCTAGTTCCGATGGTGAACCAGTGGCAGAAAGCTATGCTCATTTATGTGTGTTACTGGCGACACTAGAAATTCTGCGTCAGTATTTAGTAGGACAACAAGCAACAGTCCTTGCCAATCAATTTCTCTACTACGCTCAAGGATTTCCTAAGTTGCGTGTTGCCCCTGATGTGATGGTAATTTTTAATGTCGCACCTGGTGGGCGAGATAACTATAAAGTGTGGGAAGAAGGGGAAGTTCCATCGGTGATTTTTGAGATGACTTCGGCGGGGACGAAAAATCACGATCAGGAATTTAAGAAGACTTTGTACGAGCAACTTGGTGTTAAAGAATACTGGTTATTTGACCCCAGAGGCGAATGGGTACAAGGACAGTTGCGGGGTTATCGGTTGCGCCAAGATTCTTATGAGTTGATTACCGACAATCGTAGTGAACCATTAGGTTTGCGCTTGCAGGTAGAAGGAGAACTGATTAGTTTTTACCGAGAAGATACAGGAGAGAAGCTACTGAATCCCACAGAACAGGCGCAAGCACTACGTGAAGCACAACAAAGAATAGATGCAGAAGCTTTAGCTCGACAGCAAGCTGAACAGGCTCGACAGCAGGCTGAACAGCAAGTAGAGCAATTAAAGCAACGCCTCCGAGACATGGGTATTAATCCTGATCAGCTTGAACAGGAATAG
- a CDS encoding alpha/beta fold hydrolase, with the protein MPEVELKPCFLTPKRVQPEYPLFVYLPGMDGTGELLRSQTSGLEAGFDVRCLAIPRKDLTTWEELTNNVLDLIHAELEKSSQRSIYLCGESFGGCLAMKVATKAPHLFKRIILINPASAFRLRPFLDWASHLSCLIPESLYDIGALGLLPFLASLERLDRSDRYELLKTMRSVPSVTVNWRLTLLREFEVDDDKLRRLTQPVLLIAGASDRLLPSVTEVKRIAAILPKSQVFILPNSGHACLLEQDVSLYEILQNNNFLETFNHKLYKLPVKELG; encoded by the coding sequence ATGCCAGAAGTTGAGTTAAAGCCGTGTTTTCTGACTCCGAAACGAGTCCAACCAGAGTATCCGTTGTTTGTTTATTTACCGGGAATGGATGGTACTGGTGAGTTACTGCGATCGCAAACATCGGGACTAGAAGCAGGCTTTGATGTTCGCTGTTTGGCGATCCCCAGAAAAGACTTAACGACTTGGGAAGAGTTGACTAATAACGTCTTGGACTTAATTCACGCAGAATTGGAGAAAAGTTCCCAAAGGTCAATTTATTTGTGTGGAGAATCATTTGGTGGCTGCTTGGCGATGAAGGTAGCTACTAAAGCCCCGCATTTATTTAAACGGATTATTTTGATTAACCCCGCCTCAGCTTTTCGCCTGCGTCCGTTTTTAGATTGGGCATCCCATTTATCATGCTTAATACCAGAATCTTTGTATGATATTGGTGCATTGGGTTTATTACCGTTTCTGGCATCTTTAGAACGCCTAGACAGAAGCGATCGCTATGAGTTGCTAAAAACTATGCGTTCTGTCCCATCCGTAACAGTAAATTGGCGATTGACTTTATTGCGAGAATTTGAGGTTGACGATGACAAATTACGCCGTCTCACCCAACCAGTATTGTTAATTGCTGGTGCAAGCGATCGGCTTTTGCCTTCTGTGACAGAAGTGAAGCGAATCGCTGCTATTTTACCTAAATCTCAGGTTTTCATCCTGCCCAATAGCGGCCACGCCTGTTTGCTAGAACAAGATGTCAGTCTTTATGAAATTCTGCAAAACAACAACTTCTTAGAAACTTTTAATCACAAGCTTTACAAGCTACCAGTGAAGGAATTAGGTTGA
- a CDS encoding 1-acyl-sn-glycerol-3-phosphate acyltransferase, protein MSLNSPLDISRLFLATFSTRMFCYYEDRIPRDASLLIVSNHRSFMDAMILMKALSSPIRFACHHYMGQVPILREIVTGQLGCFPLETVENRQQSFFAQSQMLLKSKQMVGVFPEGAEPMVQSTPASAVGEFQRGFAHLALRTGVPDLAILPIAIASLEEVNTTAFPLKLLSLFDPSEPLFNQYGWHPLVIYQRVAVLIGRPYWITNDHQSQYHGKQARKVIAELTQHCHSEIANLLQQGCY, encoded by the coding sequence ATGAGTCTAAATAGCCCCTTAGATATTTCTCGCTTATTTTTAGCAACTTTTTCCACACGAATGTTTTGCTATTACGAGGATCGCATTCCTCGTGATGCAAGTTTGTTAATAGTGAGCAATCATCGCAGCTTTATGGATGCCATGATTTTAATGAAGGCGTTATCAAGTCCGATTCGTTTTGCTTGTCATCACTACATGGGACAAGTGCCAATTTTGCGCGAAATTGTCACCGGACAATTAGGTTGTTTTCCGTTAGAAACAGTGGAGAATCGGCAGCAAAGCTTTTTTGCTCAATCACAGATGCTATTAAAGTCTAAGCAGATGGTAGGCGTTTTTCCTGAAGGGGCTGAACCGATGGTGCAATCAACTCCAGCATCGGCGGTGGGGGAATTTCAGCGCGGATTTGCCCATTTAGCGTTGCGGACTGGCGTACCAGACTTAGCAATTTTACCAATTGCGATCGCCTCTTTAGAAGAAGTCAACACCACAGCTTTTCCCCTAAAACTGTTGAGTTTGTTTGACCCTTCCGAACCTTTATTTAACCAATATGGATGGCATCCATTAGTGATATATCAACGGGTAGCTGTACTCATTGGTCGCCCTTATTGGATTACAAACGATCATCAAAGTCAATATCACGGCAAACAAGCCAGAAAAGTTATAGCTGAACTCACACAACACTGCCACAGTGAAATCGCAAATTTACTACAACAAGGATGTTATTGA
- the lptC gene encoding LPS export ABC transporter periplasmic protein LptC — protein sequence MKQQGRHIAKINFRFLGGITNKSPHFHDLSFWKFQSITTKWSYLLLSLLLMLSLGACGKPATNSNQNNQGSSPEDSESKLTFFDVTLEQADEVGRPLWTVKAKKARYTKEKEIAQAENPYGELYQDGKIVYQIKADLADIEQDGKRLFLKGKIVATDPTNGVVLQGNEMEWLPKDGLLIMRNQINGRHKQLQAIAQEARVKTREQVAEFIGKVVANATDPQIKMRTEHLIWQVKQEKLIGDRPLQFERYKNNQITDRGRGNSAEFNLKTKIATINKNAQADLLEPPVQIIGNSMVWDMNTENIKTNSPVRVFHRAEKLTVTGNQAEMKIPQKTVYVVGNVNAIGQRRQSLTSQNLTWYLDKKLLEAQGNVVYRQASPALTFNGDTAVGNLETDNIVVSGGKTGNRVVTEIIPESPKPRN from the coding sequence ATGAAGCAGCAAGGTAGGCACATAGCAAAAATAAATTTTAGATTTCTGGGGGGAATAACAAATAAATCCCCCCACTTTCATGACTTGAGTTTTTGGAAGTTCCAATCAATTACAACCAAATGGTCTTACCTACTCTTGAGTTTACTGTTAATGCTCAGTTTAGGGGCTTGTGGTAAACCTGCAACCAACTCCAATCAAAATAATCAAGGTTCCTCGCCAGAAGATTCTGAGAGTAAATTAACTTTTTTTGATGTCACCCTAGAACAAGCCGATGAAGTTGGACGACCGCTTTGGACAGTCAAAGCCAAAAAGGCAAGATACACCAAAGAAAAAGAAATAGCTCAAGCCGAAAATCCTTATGGAGAATTATATCAAGATGGCAAAATAGTTTATCAAATTAAAGCCGACTTAGCAGATATTGAACAAGATGGTAAACGGCTATTTCTCAAAGGTAAAATTGTAGCCACAGACCCTACTAATGGTGTGGTTTTGCAAGGTAACGAAATGGAATGGCTACCCAAAGATGGTTTACTGATTATGCGGAATCAAATCAATGGTAGGCATAAACAGTTACAAGCCATAGCCCAAGAAGCACGAGTCAAAACCCGCGAACAAGTAGCCGAATTTATCGGTAAAGTCGTTGCTAATGCGACTGATCCCCAAATTAAAATGCGGACAGAACATTTAATTTGGCAGGTTAAACAAGAAAAATTAATTGGCGATCGCCCTTTACAATTTGAACGTTATAAAAATAATCAAATTACCGACCGTGGTCGCGGTAATTCTGCTGAATTTAACTTAAAAACTAAAATTGCTACCATCAACAAAAATGCCCAAGCAGATTTATTAGAACCACCAGTGCAGATCATTGGTAACTCTATGGTTTGGGATATGAATACAGAAAACATCAAAACAAATTCTCCTGTGCGGGTATTTCACCGGGCGGAAAAACTGACGGTGACGGGTAATCAAGCTGAGATGAAAATCCCCCAAAAAACAGTTTATGTAGTAGGAAATGTCAACGCCATCGGTCAGCGTCGTCAGTCTTTAACTTCTCAAAATTTAACTTGGTATCTCGATAAAAAATTATTAGAGGCGCAGGGAAATGTAGTTTATCGCCAAGCCAGCCCAGCCTTAACATTTAATGGAGATACAGCCGTTGGTAATTTGGAAACAGACAACATTGTTGTGAGTGGTGGTAAAACAGGTAATCGAGTCGTGACAGAAATTATTCCTGAATCACCAAAACCGAGGAATTAA
- the fabD gene encoding ACP S-malonyltransferase yields MTKTVWVFPGQGSQALGMGTDLLDIPSAKAKFTQAEEILGWSVSDICQNQEEKLGQTLYTQPCLYVVESILADLMRERGHQPDVVAGHSLGEYIALYVAGVFEWSAGLRLVKRRAELMDSAAGGMMAALMNFDREQLDTVIAETPNVVLANDNSPGQVVISGTPDAVQAVMSQVKAKRATPLKVSGAFHSHLMSAAAAEFQEILETVEFQSATVPVMSNVEPTPATDAEILKQRLTQQMTGSVRWREISLQLPANNIEQVIEIGPGNVLTGLIKRTVTDLILKNVRNAAELPE; encoded by the coding sequence ATGACTAAAACCGTATGGGTGTTTCCCGGACAAGGTTCCCAAGCACTGGGAATGGGAACAGACTTATTAGATATACCAAGTGCTAAAGCAAAATTTACTCAAGCTGAAGAAATCTTAGGCTGGTCTGTTAGCGATATCTGCCAAAACCAAGAAGAAAAGCTAGGACAAACTCTTTATACTCAGCCCTGTCTTTATGTAGTGGAAAGTATTCTCGCTGACTTGATGCGAGAACGGGGACATCAACCAGATGTGGTGGCTGGACATAGTTTAGGTGAATATATTGCCCTTTACGTTGCTGGGGTTTTTGAATGGTCAGCAGGTTTGCGTTTAGTTAAACGCCGTGCTGAACTAATGGATAGTGCGGCTGGTGGAATGATGGCGGCTTTAATGAACTTTGACCGCGAACAATTAGATACAGTTATAGCCGAAACGCCAAATGTAGTTTTGGCAAATGATAACAGTCCAGGACAAGTGGTCATCTCTGGAACTCCTGATGCGGTACAAGCGGTAATGTCGCAGGTTAAAGCCAAACGTGCGACACCCTTAAAAGTTTCTGGCGCGTTTCACTCACATTTAATGTCGGCTGCTGCGGCTGAGTTCCAAGAAATTCTGGAGACAGTAGAATTTCAGTCTGCAACTGTACCTGTAATGTCGAATGTTGAACCTACACCCGCCACTGACGCAGAAATTTTAAAACAGCGTCTTACGCAGCAAATGACTGGTTCAGTACGTTGGCGAGAAATTTCGCTGCAATTACCAGCTAACAACATTGAACAAGTCATAGAAATTGGCCCTGGCAATGTTTTAACTGGGTTAATTAAACGCACCGTTACTGATTTAATCTTAAAGAACGTCCGTAATGCTGCTGAATTACCAGAATAG